The Melanotaenia boesemani isolate fMelBoe1 chromosome 17, fMelBoe1.pri, whole genome shotgun sequence genome segment GACATAACCGAGAAGCTGCTGTCATGCTAACTACTTAACTGTTAGTATTGATATTACTTCATATGAATACCTTGTGATGCGTTTTcccctctaaaaaaaaaaaaaaaaaaaactatttctgaAATCTGTCTTTGTTCTAAGTTAGATAAAGAATATCTGatacttttgtgtgttttttttttacagtaaatttaGAAGGAAGTGCTGCTTAGCTCAAATACTAGAAAGAGATAAAATAGTCCAgaaaatataagtaaataatTCAGATCTTTCTTCTTTGCAGCTTCCAgttttaaacagataaaataacaaGGTGCTGGACAGATTTTGTCACTTGTAGGCAAGCAAGTTTTCAAGTTTCCCTCCTTCCAGTCATGTTAGGTAGACAACAATTCTTTCTAATGCCAAAGGAAACCAAAATGATAATagtaagaagaaaaatcctTGTTCTGTAAATGTTTGCCTTGATCACAGCCTTCCACCAAGGCAGTACAACAGGGCATGTATAAAGtacttaaaaacataataaaacatgagATTATGGTTGAACATCTGTCACCATGAAGTTTGTCTGCATGTGGTTTAAATATCCATTCTGAAATAGGATCAGCGTTGATTCACATGTAGACTTGGGTATAACAGATGTGCCTCCTGTTGTCACTGAGAGTTTGAAGGTTTAACtggattcattttatttattttaaaccctTCGTAAAGGTTCTTATGTATCTCAAGAACTCCATCAGAGTACCTAAATAAAGTCCCTTCCATGACTTAAAACTGCACTGATAAtgtcatttaattaattggTCAATTAGTGTTAGATTATTTTGTCTATTTGCATTAAAAGAATCTCCATTTTGGACTGCTGTAACTCCTGCTGTCTGCAAAAGACCCTCCTATTTGTCTCATCACAGATCAAGACACAGATTTTtcattataaatgaaaaatgaaatgagaCAGTTTCATAAGCATCTAAATTTTccccttttcctttcttctttgtgAGTTAGAATGATGTGACTAATTTAGGTTCCTATGGTCACTGTGTGTCTTGTGTAattttgtattactttattattgtttatttttattggttttctatttatttattttttgaggctctttgtgattatttaattatttttgccaAACCACAATCATTTTCCAAGATCTCAGGTTTTTCCAAATCCATTCTTTGAAGGCCTCTGCACTGCAGGTTGCATGCTTTCGTTTTCTTATACCTGATTTACCTGTAAGTGAAATGGATCTCCCCAACAGCTTGTCCTCAAGTTTTCCATAAACCTATTAATAATCCAATCAGTACTTCAGTGCGTGCCTTTGTATTTAGTGGGTCTTGCATCCCATGAAGCAATGACACCACTTTGGGTgtcatttcagtttaaaaaaataaactaaagaatTAAAGTGTGCTAAACTAACATGCAAAATGTGGCAGTAAATATATTTACTATataatatgtttatataaagtatttttattgcactgcattttaaaatgttctataATTAGAACATTATTTATATATGCATCTCCTTCAGCCTATACTGAATATTCTGTGTTAGCAATAGTAACTGGAACTACCCTCTCATATGATTTGTGGAAACCACCtagaaaccagataaaaaaaacaatggtaTCAGGGTTTCTTCAAGGCTGGATCTTGACAAGGGAGAAGAGCTGTCATGGCTTGGTAATATAGGCTACAACTAgtacaaaacacagcagctcgTATTATTACAATGACATCATCTACTTCCTACATCACACCAGTGCTACAGAaacttcactggcttcctgtcacaTATAGCATTCATTCACTACCACCCAGTCTTCACAATAAAAGTTCACTTGCACACTTGAAGTCACAGctaaaaacccacctgtttttttatcttgtttttatctgtacagTGACCTTCAGTGTCAAGAAAGGTgcctataaataaaatgtcttattaCTATTAAAATCACCTCTCTGTATATATCATATTTAATTGACAATTTGTGTTATTAAATCTGTCTGAGCCATCGTTATCACTCAGTTAATGTAATTGTAATTCTACAAAACAAATATACTGCATGTTATTCCAgtacttttttcatttctgatcCTTTTTACCGTGAGGTGACATCTTGGCTATTTGGCTATTCGggctactttttatttaaaaaagtagatATAGTTTACCTGCAGGCAAACTGGAGTCCTGTGACAGAATTATATCAGAAGATGCTtcattttggttgttttgtttgtgctcaTTTGCAGCTTTggaatttttatgttttatgtgtttgctttttcctgtttaggttatttaattatttagaaatGTATTTGAGCAGGaacaaatgcataaaatattgctttataaagtcataaaataaatgacatgcacacagatttttttttagtcaggGCTCATTTGCAACCCTTGCCCCTGGTGAGACTTCCAGGATAAGAAAACGTTTATTAGTCTCTTAGAAAGGAAAATGCTATGTTgaaacagtacaggtgcagtaagcacaAGTACACAAGTGATATCAAACAACAAACGCACACACAAGTAATAATAACATGTACAGCATATGGTGTGATAGGGTATGTACagtataaatatgtacatagacatgcatataaatatgtaaacacagattttgTATTCATTATaaagtctgacagctgcagggAAGAAAGACCTGTGctatctctccttcacacagcgaggatggatcagtctgtcactgaagctgctctccagagcagacagggcATCCTGCAGAGGGTATGACTCATGGTCCAACATGGACGTTAATTTTGCCAGGACCCTTTTGTCACCTACCTCTCGCACTGAGTCCAGAGACCAGCCCAAGTCaaagctggacttcctgatgactttgtccaACTTCTTCCTCTCCCTGTCTGTGATGAtccagcagaccacaccgtacaggatggctgatgccaccacaacGTCATAGAAGGTCGTCAGGAGTTCCCccttcactccaaaagaccacagtctcctcagaagatagacctgCTCTGACCCTTCTCTCCAGTGCGTCCGTGGTgggagtccagtccagtttattgtttaggCAAACTGCAGCCTGTGTTCACAGTCTTGTTTCAATTGGTATGTGTGTTAAAAACCTTGAGTTGTGTCAGTTTCTTGAGTTCAGGTGGTGATGCACTCCATAGTTTTATACTTATCCCTATATTATGTTAGTCATCACGTCACCTCATTATATatactttcttttgttgttcAGTACAAGATTCTCATCTTAGATTATGTCctgtttttagctttttaaaattaaaattaaaaggaaaatgtgaaaCTTTAATTGATAAAGCTAAGCTAAACAATTATTTAGATAATTTCAATAATTATCATTTACATGATAAATTCTACTTTGATTTAAAACCAAGCAGATTATTTTGGGATGttgaaaaacttttatttgtgaCTTCAGTTTTATGTACAATAAACTCCAAATGTTCCTATTTATATTTGTCATACAAAGAGCTTTAAACTGGAGTAACTGGGAGGAAAAATGTGCctaacttatttttttatgtttctctcATGTAAACTTAACATTTGGCAAATACGTGGTTTCCAAAGAATAGtcacaacataaaacatatctgtttatttagttacattaatttaatttgtttgcaAAAACTGTCCTCCTATAATTAATTTCCAAAATACTGCAAATCACAGATCACCCAACAATGAGTGTACTTTAAAGacactttaaagaaaattaagtaTCCTCGTAGGGGTCCTCATTACagcctaaaataaaaataccctGTATTAGTTTTTgacaaaacacaatttaatgTCAACTATTTAAGAAgataggaagaaaaaaaagataaaaaaacaaaaccataaatCAACACCCACCAGTCAAAATCTTggcaacaaataataaaaagacaacataTCAGAAGAAAAAATTCATTCACTGATGGTAATTTAAttgcatatataaaaaaatgtggcACTTCTGTTTATCCGTGTGGAGCTGCAGCCTCAGTGAACTTCTCTTCAGTCTGTGGCAGATTTTTTGTTGCATAATTCTCTGAAAAGCACAATTGTCTCATTATTATTTCATTCTGTGCATTCCTTGTCAGGAcaagtttaatttattgtgAGCACATTGAGACTTACTTTGCCTTTTTGTCCGCAGCCACATATTCACatatttttgggttttctttcAGTTGGTTTTTCAACGAATCAATCTCCTTATTCCAAGGATCAGCCTCTGCTTTTAGAGAATCTAGTGACAGAGAAGGTGTTTCAGAGTTGAATTTCAATACTTGTAATGCACCACATGGTGGCAGCTGAACAgaaatcagtgtgtgtgtgtgtgtgtgagacagttTAGTGCTGTACCTGTTGTCTTACTGCGGTCTGACTCTATGGAATCCACCtcgtctttttttgttttctgcaacAGTAGTGGGAGAAATGTTGGATGTCAAGATTAACTGGATCgttgatgaaaaataaatcaactatttattttctttttcagtttctcaGCCACAGACCTATAATGGCTCAGCAGTAGGTACGTATTCTCCAAAAGAAGTAGGAAAAAGTCTTTTACAATAATGTAAACATATTAATATCAATCAGAAAAAGACTTCTATTTCAaggtattttaaaatgtttctacaTGCCTGCTTAAAGCCTCAAAagtacagaacaaaaacaaagaaagaaaagaaaaatccttcCATTAGGATTCAATATTACACTGACAGACTGATGCATGATGACTGTGCAGTTATTTAATGATATTAAGTGGTAATTATTAAAACCTCTGGTACAAGCTGTATGTGGTATTTTTTTCAAGCTTCTCTGAAGATTGTAAAGTTGTAGGTTTAAATAAGGAtttgtttcctttctgtcttgctaggtaaataaaggttaaaaatcatcttaaaagaataaaatttaagtgtgtgtgatgtcatgGTGCCAAGATTTGGAAAGGTCTTGAAAGGAAACATGGCTATATTTctcattattttaaacataaaaagcacAAATGTTTGGTCTTTAAGCAATTTATCATATTACAAATAGAATCTTTCATAATACCAGATAATAGGTTGGCCAACATGGCTATAACATCTAATTATTTGTTGAAATCTAAGCTCACCATGTATATAACTTATATGAACCCGTCGAATTAGTCATGTCATGAAGTGCACAAATGTTAACATGGTAGTTGTACAAATATgctcaaaatataatttagaatTGCTCAAGAGAGGATGCATTTCTGGATCTAGACTGCCTCTTTGAAGATTCATTTCCCTTCCCCTTGTATCTTATAACacttattcttttttatatatataaaatattttaattatatatatattttcttttttgtttgtttgtttgtttttccctaAAGCCAAAATTAACCCAAATGACccagaaaacattttaccatttctgcCTGACAGGCGTCTGCGTCAGTTTTCTTCGTCTCCACCTCCAGTCCAAGGTTGGCTATTTCAGCCTCCAGATCCTTCAGCTTAGTTTGCCCTTTTGTCACCACGCTCTGCAACAAATCTTTTACGTCGTCTTCCTGTTGAAGCTTCTTATAAAATTTCTCTGACATCCAGTTTAACTCTTTATTTTTCATGGTTATCATTTCCATCTCGCGTTGCTGGCCCAAGATAACCATAAACAGCCCCAGAGAAATCAGGAGGGAAATGGAGGACAGGATCCAGTAAACCCGCATTGATGCTGTTTGGGTTTCTGTAAAGAATAATacacacaagaaaaacacaagaagaaTCAGCCTGTTTACAGAAACAGGGATGACGGGTTTACTAAGAAACACTCTCTTACCACCAGCattaaaaacactgacattaaacTTCATTCTTTTTGAGCCATATTTTCCTTGGACTCCTCTGCAAACCTGAAACTGGACACCgctaaaaacactaaaaacgtGGGCGGTCACAAATCCTTTTCTGTCTGAGTTTCTCTTGCAAACAACTTTCAGTGGTTAATTTAACCTGATGTAGATGTTAAGCAGGATTTTTTCAAGCGACAGAGTGATGAAGTACAGTCCACCTCGGATTACTAACCTGATTTTGATGTGAGATGGGgaggatttcttttctttggagCCAATATTGACACATGCAGTTAATCAGAACTTGACTGTGGAAGGAGTTAAACCTcagataaactttttttttttctggagtcTTCTGAACAAAGCAGGTGTTTTCAGCCTTCTTGGTTAAACAGTAACACAACTTTTGACATGAATGTAAATTTTAATGTAAGATAACATTTATTTCCTGGAAAGGTTAATGTTGGGGTTCTCCCTTTATTcttgttaatttattaaaaatgttaagtgcTTATAAAATTCTTTCAGCTTATACAATCA includes the following:
- the zgc:174935 gene encoding uncharacterized protein zgc:174935, whose protein sequence is MRVYWILSSISLLISLGLFMVILGQQREMEMITMKNKELNWMSEKFYKKLQQEDDVKDLLQSVVTKGQTKLKDLEAEIANLGLEVETKKTDADACQAEMKTKKDEVDSIESDRSKTTDSLKAEADPWNKEIDSLKNQLKENPKICEYVAADKKAKELCNKKSATD